Proteins encoded within one genomic window of Polaribacter sp. NJDZ03:
- a CDS encoding acyl-CoA dehydrogenase family protein, whose protein sequence is MADLLRGGQFLVKETNCEDIFTPEDFSEEQQMMKDAVMEFNDREIIPHKARFEAKDFALTEEVMRKAGELGFLGVAVPEAYEGLGMGFVSTVLTCDYISSGTGSFSTAFGAHTGIGTMPITLYGTEEQKQKYVPKLATGEWFGAYCLTEPGAGSDANSGKTTAELSADGKSYKINGQKMWISNAGFCRLMIVFARIEGDKNITGFIVEFDKENPNGITLGEEEHKLGIRASSTRQVFFNDTVVPVENMLAGRGEGFKIAMNALNVGRIKLAAACLDSQRRIVTHAVKYANERKQFKTPISDFGAIKVKLAEMATNAYVGESATYRASKDIEDRIALRVAAGNTHQEAELKGVEEYAIECSILKVAVSEDIQNCADEGIQIFGGMGFSEETPMESAWRDARIARIYEGTNEINRMLSVGMLIKKAMKGHVDLLGPATEVANSLMGIPSFDTPDYSELFSEEKHMIAKLKKTFLMVAGAALQKYGQEIESHQQLLIAASDILIEIYMAESAILRTEKNVKRTSKEAQSVQIAMSKLYLYHAVDIIEEKGKESIISFAEGDEQRMMLMGLKRFTKYQNYPDIVDLRDEIAEKVKAENKYCF, encoded by the coding sequence ATGGCAGATTTATTAAGAGGTGGACAATTCCTTGTTAAGGAAACAAACTGTGAAGATATATTTACTCCAGAAGATTTTTCTGAAGAGCAACAAATGATGAAAGATGCAGTGATGGAATTTAATGATAGAGAAATCATTCCTCATAAAGCACGCTTTGAAGCTAAAGACTTTGCACTTACAGAAGAAGTAATGCGTAAAGCTGGTGAATTAGGTTTTTTAGGTGTAGCTGTTCCTGAAGCTTATGAAGGATTGGGAATGGGGTTTGTTTCTACCGTTTTAACGTGTGATTATATTTCTTCTGGTACAGGTTCTTTTAGTACTGCTTTTGGTGCACATACAGGAATTGGAACTATGCCTATTACTTTATATGGAACCGAAGAACAGAAACAAAAATACGTACCAAAATTAGCTACTGGTGAGTGGTTTGGTGCCTACTGCTTAACAGAACCAGGTGCTGGATCTGATGCAAATTCTGGTAAAACTACCGCTGAATTATCTGCTGATGGAAAGTCATACAAAATTAACGGTCAAAAAATGTGGATTTCTAACGCAGGTTTTTGTCGTTTAATGATTGTTTTTGCTCGCATAGAAGGTGATAAAAATATTACTGGTTTTATTGTTGAGTTTGATAAGGAAAATCCGAATGGAATTACATTGGGAGAGGAAGAACATAAATTAGGTATTAGAGCAAGCTCTACTAGACAAGTCTTTTTTAACGATACTGTAGTTCCTGTAGAAAACATGTTAGCAGGGCGTGGTGAAGGTTTTAAAATTGCCATGAATGCTTTAAATGTTGGACGAATTAAATTAGCCGCTGCTTGTTTAGATTCTCAAAGAAGAATTGTTACACATGCAGTAAAATATGCAAACGAACGTAAACAATTTAAAACACCTATTTCAGATTTTGGTGCCATTAAAGTAAAATTAGCTGAAATGGCAACCAATGCTTATGTTGGTGAATCTGCTACATATAGAGCTTCTAAAGATATTGAAGACAGAATTGCTTTAAGAGTAGCAGCAGGAAACACACATCAAGAAGCAGAATTAAAAGGTGTAGAAGAATATGCTATTGAATGTTCTATTTTAAAAGTAGCCGTTTCAGAAGACATACAAAATTGTGCAGACGAAGGAATTCAGATTTTTGGTGGAATGGGGTTCTCTGAAGAAACACCTATGGAATCTGCTTGGAGAGATGCAAGAATTGCTCGTATTTATGAAGGAACAAACGAAATTAACAGAATGCTTTCTGTTGGTATGTTAATTAAAAAAGCAATGAAAGGTCATGTAGATTTATTAGGTCCTGCAACAGAAGTTGCAAATAGCCTAATGGGAATACCTTCTTTTGATACTCCAGATTATTCTGAATTATTTTCTGAAGAAAAACATATGATTGCTAAGTTGAAGAAAACATTTTTAATGGTTGCAGGTGCAGCACTTCAAAAATATGGTCAAGAAATAGAATCACATCAACAATTATTAATTGCAGCATCAGATATCTTAATTGAAATCTACATGGCTGAATCAGCTATATTAAGAACAGAAAAAAATGTAAAACGCACTAGCAAAGAAGCACAATCTGTTCAAATTGCAATGTCTAAATTATATTTATATCATGCAGTAGATATTATTGAGGAAAAAGGAAAAGAAAGTATTATTTCTTTTGCGGAAGGTGATGAACAACGTATGATGTTAATGGGCTTAAAACGTTTTACGAAGTACCAAAACTACCCAGACATTGTAGATTTACGTGACGAAATAGCAGAAAAAGTCAAAGCAGAAAACAAATACTGCTTCTAA
- a CDS encoding four helix bundle protein translates to MHRFEDLKIWQKAMDITEKCYQASINFPKEEKYGLTSQLRRSAVSIPSNISEGAGRNTNGEFKQFLGIANGSSYELLTQLYLSKRLNLITEENVRPIINEILEVTRMNFSLQKSLTKS, encoded by the coding sequence ATGCACAGGTTTGAAGATTTGAAAATATGGCAAAAAGCAATGGATATAACAGAAAAGTGTTATCAAGCTTCCATAAATTTTCCTAAAGAGGAAAAATATGGATTGACATCTCAACTAAGAAGAAGTGCTGTTTCTATACCTTCTAACATTTCTGAAGGAGCAGGAAGAAATACCAATGGAGAATTTAAGCAATTTTTAGGAATTGCAAATGGTTCTTCTTATGAATTATTAACTCAATTATATTTATCTAAAAGATTAAATTTAATTACTGAAGAAAATGTAAGACCCATTATAAATGAAATACTTGAAGTAACAAGAATGAATTTCTCTCTTCAAAAATCACTTACTAAGTCTTAA
- a CDS encoding ABC transporter permease, which yields MSKLKLIIQREFIAKVRNKSFIMMTFLSPLLMIGMGALVYFLMQKNDEKVKEIVYVDNSGLFSKEDFKDSKTIHYTDYTALGIEETKNKVEEGDYYGALIIPKQDSLELLAKSIEFYSTDSPGMSVMSSMENKIETKIRHVKLNNFGIDIEKIEASKINTDIKMYNFSGEESSKLINGLKIGVGAIAGYLLMMFVMIYGTSVMRSVIEEKTSRIIEIIVSSVKPFQLMLGKILGNASAGLLQFLIWGIILSVILFVAQSVFGVDMVEVQSARIPAEQMDAVQQATAGDKGQMIVQEILKLPILKMFVLFIFYFLGGFMLYSSLFAAVGAAVDNETDTQQFMMPIMLPLILGVYVGFATVINDPHGSIAVLFSHIPFTSPIVMLMRVPFGVSWYELVISMALLLVTFVFMVWLAAKIYRVGILMYGKKATYKDLYKWLKYKG from the coding sequence ATGAGCAAGTTAAAACTAATTATACAGAGAGAGTTTATTGCAAAGGTTCGTAACAAATCTTTTATAATGATGACTTTTTTAAGTCCGTTATTAATGATTGGTATGGGGGCTTTGGTGTATTTTCTGATGCAAAAAAATGATGAGAAAGTTAAAGAAATCGTTTATGTAGATAATTCTGGGTTGTTTTCTAAAGAAGATTTTAAAGATTCTAAAACCATTCATTATACAGATTATACTGCTTTAGGAATTGAAGAAACAAAGAATAAGGTTGAAGAGGGAGATTATTACGGAGCACTAATTATCCCGAAACAAGATAGTTTAGAATTGTTGGCAAAATCGATAGAGTTTTATTCTACAGACTCCCCGGGAATGTCTGTTATGAGTTCTATGGAAAATAAAATTGAAACTAAAATTAGGCATGTAAAATTGAATAATTTTGGTATTGATATAGAAAAAATAGAAGCTTCTAAGATTAATACAGATATTAAAATGTATAATTTTTCTGGTGAAGAATCATCCAAATTAATAAACGGATTAAAAATAGGAGTCGGGGCTATTGCTGGTTACTTATTAATGATGTTTGTAATGATTTATGGTACTTCTGTAATGAGAAGTGTTATTGAGGAAAAGACAAGTAGAATTATAGAAATTATTGTTTCGTCTGTAAAACCATTCCAACTAATGTTGGGTAAAATTTTAGGAAATGCCTCTGCCGGTTTACTGCAGTTTTTAATTTGGGGTATTATACTATCTGTTATTTTGTTTGTTGCTCAGTCTGTTTTTGGAGTAGATATGGTAGAAGTACAATCTGCAAGAATACCTGCGGAACAAATGGATGCTGTACAACAAGCAACAGCAGGAGATAAAGGTCAGATGATTGTACAAGAAATTCTGAAACTACCAATTTTAAAAATGTTTGTGTTATTTATTTTTTACTTTCTAGGTGGTTTTATGTTGTATAGTTCTTTATTTGCAGCTGTTGGTGCTGCTGTAGACAATGAAACAGATACACAACAATTTATGATGCCAATAATGTTACCTCTTATTTTAGGAGTTTATGTTGGTTTTGCAACCGTTATAAATGATCCTCACGGATCTATTGCCGTATTGTTTTCTCATATTCCATTTACAAGTCCTATTGTAATGTTAATGAGAGTTCCTTTTGGTGTTTCTTGGTATGAATTGGTAATTTCTATGGCATTATTGTTAGTTACATTTGTATTTATGGTTTGGTTAGCAGCTAAAATTTATAGAGTAGGTATTTTAATGTATGGTAAAAAAGCTACCTATAAAGATTTGTATAAATGGCTAAAATATAAAGGATAA
- a CDS encoding MarR family winged helix-turn-helix transcriptional regulator: MNKLKSIDHELRATWQAVAKVYNEQAVKHDSTMATAFVLLNIDKLNGTPSTALGPLMGMEPTSLSRILKTMEDKGAISREKNPDDGRSVIIKLTEYGKEMRKISKAYVIQFNETVMENVSKEDLAGFFKVTSTINKLIADKDIYENTNKNKAV; the protein is encoded by the coding sequence ATGAATAAATTAAAATCAATAGATCATGAGCTCAGAGCAACTTGGCAAGCAGTCGCTAAAGTGTATAACGAGCAGGCCGTAAAACATGATAGTACAATGGCTACCGCATTTGTTTTATTAAATATAGACAAGCTAAACGGTACACCATCTACAGCTTTAGGCCCTTTAATGGGAATGGAACCTACAAGTCTTTCTAGAATATTAAAAACGATGGAAGATAAAGGGGCTATTTCTAGAGAGAAAAACCCAGATGACGGTAGAAGTGTCATCATCAAATTAACTGAGTATGGCAAAGAAATGCGTAAAATATCTAAAGCGTATGTAATACAGTTTAATGAAACCGTAATGGAAAATGTTTCTAAAGAAGATTTAGCAGGATTTTTTAAAGTAACATCTACCATTAACAAACTAATTGCAGATAAAGATATTTACGAAAATACTAACAAAAATAAAGCAGTATAA
- a CDS encoding ABC transporter ATP-binding protein → MKNLLEVNNVVKNYGDFRALNDVSLHIPKGCVFGLLGPNGAGKTSLIRIINQITMPDSGSIILDGEVLAPHHTAQIGYLPEERGLYKSMKVGEQALYLAQLKGLSKAEAKKRLKYWFDKFDISAWWNKKIEELSKGMAQKVQFIVTVMHNPKLLIFDEPFSGFDPINAQLIAKEILQLRDEGATIIFSTHRMESVEEMCDEIALIDKSNKILDGKLDDIKRQFRTHTFQVGLHTDHPKEVEAKLKENFEVFPSNFKLLNDSLTMNIKLTEGNTANDLLSFLTSKGEVQHFVELIPSANDIFIQAINKNN, encoded by the coding sequence ATGAAAAATTTATTAGAAGTTAATAATGTTGTAAAAAATTATGGTGATTTTAGAGCATTAAATGATGTTTCATTACATATACCTAAAGGATGTGTTTTTGGATTATTAGGTCCAAATGGAGCAGGGAAAACATCTTTAATTAGAATTATAAATCAAATAACAATGCCAGATAGCGGATCTATTATTTTAGATGGAGAAGTATTGGCACCTCATCATACAGCACAAATTGGTTATTTACCGGAAGAACGTGGTTTGTATAAATCGATGAAAGTAGGAGAGCAAGCCTTGTATTTAGCACAATTAAAAGGATTGAGTAAAGCTGAAGCAAAAAAACGTTTAAAATATTGGTTTGATAAATTTGATATTTCTGCTTGGTGGAATAAGAAAATTGAAGAACTTTCTAAGGGAATGGCACAAAAAGTACAATTTATTGTAACGGTGATGCACAATCCTAAATTATTAATTTTTGATGAACCTTTTTCTGGATTCGATCCTATAAATGCGCAATTAATTGCTAAAGAAATTTTACAACTTCGTGATGAAGGTGCAACCATTATTTTTTCTACCCACAGAATGGAATCTGTAGAAGAAATGTGCGATGAAATTGCTCTGATTGATAAATCGAACAAAATTTTAGACGGTAAGTTAGACGATATTAAGCGTCAGTTTAGAACGCATACGTTTCAAGTAGGCTTGCATACTGATCATCCTAAGGAAGTGGAAGCGAAATTAAAAGAGAATTTTGAGGTTTTTCCATCAAACTTTAAATTATTGAATGACAGTTTAACAATGAATATAAAATTAACAGAAGGAAATACTGCAAACGATTTGTTATCATTTTTAACAAGTAAGGGAGAAGTGCAGCATTTTGTAGAGTTGATACCAAGTGCAAATGATATTTTTATTCAGGCAATAAATAAGAACAATTAA
- a CDS encoding 5'-nucleotidase, lipoprotein e(P4) family, translating into MKNKIFFSLFAAFIFFGCKTQITTIKQQITGNLPIKEHTIQSLLWVQNAAEYKALTYQAYNLAQLRLDQILANNTSKKPIAIVTDIDETLLDNSPYSGKQIELDENYTSDRWAEWVAQKKANAIPGALAFFKYAKSKNVAVFYISNRSAAQTKETIENLQLKDFPFADETHVLLKTNSSEKGTRRSIVNKTHEIVLLIGDNLSDFSSIFENSTTDKRNKNTDSLHTSFGNKYIVLPNPMYGDWETKGIYEGNYNWTNAQKDSIRHKRITSY; encoded by the coding sequence ATGAAAAATAAAATATTTTTTTCTCTTTTTGCAGCATTCATATTCTTTGGGTGTAAAACTCAAATTACAACCATAAAACAACAAATTACAGGCAACCTTCCTATTAAAGAACATACCATTCAATCTTTATTATGGGTTCAAAATGCAGCTGAATACAAAGCATTAACGTACCAAGCATACAATTTAGCGCAACTTCGTTTAGATCAAATTCTTGCAAATAATACCTCTAAAAAACCAATTGCTATTGTTACTGATATAGATGAAACTCTTTTAGATAATAGTCCGTATTCTGGCAAACAAATTGAGTTAGATGAAAACTACACTTCAGATAGATGGGCAGAATGGGTAGCCCAGAAAAAGGCAAATGCCATACCAGGAGCACTCGCTTTTTTTAAGTATGCAAAAAGTAAAAATGTAGCTGTATTTTATATTTCTAACAGATCTGCAGCACAGACAAAAGAAACCATCGAAAACCTACAATTAAAGGATTTTCCTTTTGCTGATGAAACTCATGTACTTTTAAAAACAAACAGTAGTGAAAAAGGAACAAGAAGAAGTATTGTGAACAAAACACATGAAATAGTGCTACTTATTGGCGATAATTTATCTGACTTTTCATCAATATTTGAAAATAGCACTACTGATAAAAGAAACAAAAACACAGATAGTTTGCATACCTCTTTTGGTAATAAATATATTGTTTTGCCAAACCCAATGTATGGAGATTGGGAAACAAAAGGTATTTATGAAGGAAACTATAATTGGACAAATGCTCAAAAAGACTCTATCCGACATAAAAGAATCACTTCTTATTAA
- a CDS encoding 3-hydroxyacyl-CoA dehydrogenase/enoyl-CoA hydratase family protein, giving the protein MTRRIKKVAIIGSGIMGSGIACHFANIGVEVLLLDIVPRELNDKEKAKGLTLEDKVVRNRLVNDALTASLKSKPSPIYNQKFANRITTGNLDDDIAKVADVDWIMEVVVERLDIKKIVFDKLEKYRTPGTIISSNTSGIPIQFMNEGRSEDFQKHFAVTHFFNPPRYLKLFEVVPGPDCKQEVTDFLMMYGEKFLGKTSVLAKDTPAFIGNRIGIFGIQSLFHQVKELGLTVEEVDKLTGPVIGRPKSATFRTVDVVGLDTLVHVANGIYENCPDDEAHDLFKLPEFINKMMENKWLGSKTGQGFYKKTVNTEGKKEILTLDLDTLEYRSSKRAKFATLELTKTIDKPIDRFKVLVGGKDKAGEFYRKNFAAMFAYVQNRIPEISDELYKIDDAMKAGFGWENGPFEIWDAIGVEKGIELMKAEGAEPATWVTEMLASGSKSFYSVKEGATYFYDIPSKSQTKKPGQDGFIILDNIRKSNEVFKNSGVVIEDIGDGILNIEFQSKMNTIGGDVLAGINKGIDLAEKDFQGLVVGNQAANFSVGANIGMIFMMAVEQEYDELNYAIKHFQDTMMRMRYSSIPTISAPHGMALGGGCEISLHADKVVAAAETYMGLVEFGVGVIPGGGGSKEMALRASDSFQKGDVELNVLQENFLTIGMAKVSTSAYEAFDLGLLQKGKDVIVVNKERQIATAKAHAKLMAESGYTQPARRKDVKVLGKQALGMFLVGTDSMEHSKYISEHDMKIANKLAYVMAGGDLSEPTLVTEQYLLDLEREAFLSLCTERKTLERIQAMLKTGKPLRN; this is encoded by the coding sequence ATGACTAGAAGAATTAAAAAAGTAGCAATCATTGGCTCTGGGATTATGGGAAGCGGAATTGCTTGTCATTTTGCAAACATTGGAGTTGAAGTTCTTTTATTGGACATTGTGCCAAGAGAATTAAACGACAAAGAAAAGGCTAAAGGACTAACTCTCGAAGACAAAGTTGTAAGAAATCGTTTAGTAAATGACGCACTCACAGCTTCCCTAAAATCTAAACCATCTCCTATTTATAATCAAAAATTTGCAAATAGAATTACCACTGGTAATTTAGATGATGATATTGCAAAAGTTGCGGATGTAGATTGGATTATGGAGGTTGTTGTTGAAAGACTAGACATTAAAAAAATTGTTTTTGATAAACTAGAGAAATACAGAACTCCTGGTACAATTATTTCTTCTAATACTTCTGGTATTCCTATTCAATTTATGAATGAAGGAAGAAGTGAAGATTTTCAGAAACATTTTGCGGTTACTCACTTTTTTAATCCTCCAAGATATTTAAAACTTTTTGAGGTTGTTCCTGGTCCAGACTGTAAACAAGAAGTTACTGACTTCTTAATGATGTACGGAGAAAAATTTTTAGGTAAAACTTCTGTTTTAGCAAAAGATACTCCTGCTTTTATTGGGAATAGAATTGGAATTTTCGGAATTCAATCTTTATTCCATCAAGTAAAAGAATTAGGCTTAACAGTTGAAGAAGTCGATAAATTAACAGGTCCGGTTATTGGAAGACCAAAATCTGCTACTTTTAGAACTGTGGATGTTGTTGGTTTAGATACGCTTGTACACGTTGCAAACGGAATCTATGAAAACTGTCCTGATGATGAAGCTCACGATTTATTTAAACTTCCAGAATTCATCAATAAAATGATGGAAAACAAATGGTTGGGAAGTAAAACCGGACAAGGTTTCTATAAAAAAACAGTAAATACTGAAGGTAAAAAAGAAATTTTAACTTTAGACTTAGATACTTTAGAATATCGTTCTTCTAAAAGAGCAAAATTTGCAACTTTAGAACTTACGAAAACGATTGATAAGCCAATTGACCGTTTTAAAGTGTTGGTTGGAGGAAAAGATAAAGCTGGAGAATTCTACAGAAAGAACTTTGCAGCAATGTTTGCGTATGTTCAAAATAGAATTCCAGAAATTTCTGATGAATTGTATAAGATTGATGACGCCATGAAAGCGGGATTCGGTTGGGAAAATGGTCCTTTCGAAATTTGGGATGCAATTGGTGTAGAAAAAGGAATTGAATTAATGAAAGCTGAAGGAGCAGAACCTGCAACTTGGGTAACAGAAATGTTAGCTTCTGGTTCTAAATCTTTCTATTCAGTTAAAGAAGGTGCTACTTATTTTTATGATATTCCTTCTAAATCTCAAACTAAAAAACCGGGTCAAGATGGTTTTATTATTTTAGATAACATTAGAAAATCAAACGAAGTTTTTAAAAATTCTGGTGTTGTTATAGAAGATATTGGAGACGGAATTTTAAATATAGAGTTCCAATCTAAAATGAATACGATTGGTGGTGATGTTTTAGCCGGTATTAATAAAGGAATAGATTTAGCTGAAAAAGATTTTCAAGGTTTGGTTGTTGGTAACCAAGCAGCAAACTTTTCTGTTGGGGCAAACATTGGTATGATTTTTATGATGGCTGTAGAGCAAGAATATGATGAATTAAATTATGCCATCAAACATTTTCAAGATACGATGATGCGTATGCGATATTCATCTATACCAACTATTTCTGCTCCTCATGGAATGGCTTTAGGTGGTGGTTGTGAAATCTCTTTACACGCAGATAAAGTTGTTGCAGCTGCAGAAACCTATATGGGATTAGTAGAATTTGGAGTTGGTGTAATTCCTGGTGGTGGTGGTTCTAAAGAAATGGCTTTAAGAGCATCAGATTCTTTTCAAAAAGGAGACGTTGAATTAAACGTTTTACAAGAAAACTTCTTAACTATTGGTATGGCAAAAGTATCTACTTCTGCGTATGAAGCATTTGATTTAGGTTTACTTCAAAAAGGAAAAGATGTTATTGTTGTTAATAAAGAGAGACAAATAGCAACTGCAAAAGCACACGCAAAATTAATGGCAGAAAGTGGTTATACTCAACCTGCAAGACGTAAAGATGTTAAGGTTTTAGGTAAACAAGCTTTGGGTATGTTTTTAGTAGGAACGGATTCTATGGAACATTCTAAATATATTTCTGAACATGACATGAAAATAGCTAATAAACTGGCCTATGTAATGGCTGGAGGAGATTTATCTGAACCTACTTTAGTTACAGAACAGTATCTATTAGATTTAGAAAGGGAAGCTTTTTTGAGTTTATGTACGGAAAGAAAAACGTTAGAGAGAATTCAAGCAATGTTGAAGACGGGGAAACCACTTAGGAATTAA
- a CDS encoding acetyl-CoA C-acyltransferase, giving the protein MTKQAYIVKAYRTAVAKAPKGVFRFKRADELGAETIQHMMKELPNLDVKRIDDVMVGNAMPEGAQGLNMARFISLIGLNSVDVPGVTVNRFCSSGLETIAMAAAKINAGMASCIIAGGAESMSSVPMTGFKPELNYDTIKSGHADYYWGMGNTAEAVANQFKVSRKDQDEFAFKSHMKALKAQAENRFQDQIVPIEVEQTYLDENGKKAIKKYTVTKDEGPRAGTSTAILNKLRPVFAAGGSVTAGNSSQMSDGAAFVMVMSEEMVKELNLEPIARVVNYAAAGVEPRIMGIGPVAAIPKVLKQAGLQQKDIDLIELNEAFASQSLAVMRELNLNQDIVNVNGGAIALGHPLGCTGAKLSVQLFDEMRKREMKNKYGMVTMCVGTGQGAAGVFEFLS; this is encoded by the coding sequence ATGACAAAACAAGCATATATAGTAAAAGCATATAGAACAGCAGTTGCAAAAGCTCCAAAAGGTGTTTTTCGCTTTAAACGAGCAGACGAATTAGGTGCAGAAACCATTCAGCACATGATGAAAGAGTTACCAAATTTAGACGTAAAACGTATAGATGATGTTATGGTTGGTAACGCAATGCCAGAAGGAGCACAGGGGTTAAACATGGCACGTTTTATTTCTTTAATAGGATTAAACTCTGTGGATGTTCCTGGAGTTACTGTAAACCGTTTCTGTTCGTCTGGATTAGAAACCATTGCCATGGCAGCAGCTAAAATTAATGCAGGAATGGCAAGTTGTATTATTGCAGGTGGAGCAGAAAGCATGAGCTCTGTACCGATGACAGGTTTTAAACCAGAATTAAATTATGATACCATTAAATCTGGTCATGCAGATTATTATTGGGGAATGGGAAACACTGCAGAGGCGGTAGCAAATCAATTTAAGGTTTCTAGAAAAGACCAAGATGAATTTGCTTTTAAATCTCACATGAAAGCTTTAAAAGCACAAGCAGAAAATCGTTTTCAAGATCAAATTGTTCCTATAGAAGTAGAACAAACATATTTAGATGAAAACGGAAAGAAAGCTATAAAAAAATATACAGTTACTAAAGATGAAGGTCCAAGAGCAGGAACCTCAACAGCTATTTTAAATAAATTACGTCCGGTTTTTGCTGCTGGCGGAAGTGTAACTGCTGGTAACTCATCTCAAATGAGTGATGGAGCTGCTTTTGTAATGGTAATGAGTGAAGAAATGGTGAAAGAATTAAATCTAGAACCAATTGCCAGAGTAGTAAATTATGCTGCTGCGGGTGTAGAACCTAGAATTATGGGAATTGGTCCTGTTGCTGCAATCCCTAAAGTTTTAAAACAAGCAGGTTTGCAACAAAAAGATATTGATTTAATTGAATTGAATGAAGCATTTGCTTCTCAGTCTTTAGCAGTAATGCGTGAGCTAAATTTAAACCAAGACATTGTAAATGTAAATGGTGGAGCCATTGCTTTAGGTCATCCATTAGGTTGCACAGGCGCAAAATTATCTGTGCAATTATTTGATGAAATGCGCAAGCGCGAAATGAAAAACAAATACGGAATGGTAACCATGTGTGTTGGTACTGGACAAGGTGCTGCAGGTGTGTTTGAGTTTCTTTCATAA
- a CDS encoding four helix bundle protein: MCAKQRHNYKNLKIWKLGLEITNDISDLLLNFPKHERYDLSSQISRCSVSMPSNIAEGSSRTNKSFSHFLDISLGSSFELGTQLLVAKHRQYITEINLKKIEEKIEEFQRMTMGFQRNLQ, translated from the coding sequence ATGTGTGCAAAACAAAGACATAATTACAAGAATCTAAAAATTTGGAAACTCGGTTTAGAGATTACAAATGATATTTCTGACTTGTTATTAAACTTTCCAAAGCACGAAAGATATGATTTAAGTTCACAAATAAGTAGGTGTTCCGTGTCTATGCCAAGTAATATTGCTGAAGGCTCTTCTAGAACAAATAAATCTTTCAGTCATTTCTTAGATATTTCTTTAGGTTCTTCTTTTGAATTAGGAACTCAACTATTAGTAGCAAAACATAGGCAGTATATTACTGAAATTAATTTAAAAAAAATTGAAGAAAAAATAGAAGAATTCCAACGGATGACTATGGGATTTCAAAGGAACCTCCAATAA